TAGGGACTCCTTCAGATCTTCTATCAAACTGTCAGGTAATATATCTTCTGGACCTACTGTGTCATATAGTTCTTGATTCAAAGTGTCTGTTAGCATGAGAACCAATTCATCACACACATCTTCGTGCCTTTCGTCTCTCAGCACGTACTTTATTTGCTCGGCCAGGTTTCTTTTCAAGTTAGCGTAAGTAAGTTTTTTTAGGAATTCTTCTTGAACAGGTTTAATCCAAACTTAAAGAAAGTGAAAAACATAGTGTTTAACATtccagtttcatttttaaattgggtttAACATTGATTGTCTGTTTATAAATAGTTTTAACAATGCAGCTCAAGGAAACCAAACATTGTATATGATGCTCCTAACAAAGTATATTGAAATCAGTTTTTATaaatttcttaaaatgtatttggatTGATTTGCAGTATGTGATGCAAAGCATTTCATACCCTGTATATACTTACCACTTTCAGGTATATCTTGAATTCCATCCTGctcctgcacctgctcctcctcatcctcaAAGCGACTGtgattttcatttacattttcatcTTCATCAGATTTTTCactttaacaaaatgtaaaaaatggtaacactttacattgtaattatgtgtaagcagaCATTTACTAAAAGCGGAGTTTCATGAGGCAAACATGAAAGACATGGTCtgcttgttcgatgtggaacagGAACAGGTTTTGGTCTTTTCGTGAAATCAGTTTGTTCTATTTTTTCTGTTCTATTTATGGCTGACAGCGATTTGGGGATGTTGTTTGTGCTTTGTGatgattatttttttcagtcataaagttccaagcagtatgtatatcatatgtaataaactataatattataatatgatTATGCATATAAAACAAATCTCGCTATACAATACAGACCATCAGAAATCCAGGCTACACTTACTGCAGTTTGCCACTATTGCAAATACAGTTGTCATTTGTCTAATATTAGAATACAGAGAATCAGcagtacagcaatggccaaatgttttgcatcacccaatagaatgaactattttttatttataaatctaatgaaacctactgaataatgttacattaacactcctttgtagttttccatatacttaacgataaatacatgaaatactgtactacgttaaacttttgcaatataattttgtagtttctttgattacataaaggtaaataaaagatctaaattatgttcatctatatatatatatatatatatatatatatatatatatatattatgtctcaatcctaaaattctaggtgatgcaaaacttttgactatAACTGTACCTGCAGGGCTCCACCATGTTTCACCGTGTGGAACTGCTCCTCAAGCAGACCGGACTGTTCCACCCAAcaagaaaaaagataaataaatacattgctttATATGCAGTGCAGTAGTAcatgatcaaataaaaaaaaaaaaaactagagcactagaacactacagtactgtatgttttttataGCAGCATATCTTTTTTTGTAGCAAAATATCATTTGTATGGCCTTCAAAGAGATAATATTGAGTTACTATGCTGTCATACAGGGTATTAggcgttaaaaaaataaataaaaaaaaaattacttatcACATGAAAACACATTACTTTTCAAATCTCAAATCAAATCCAAAGAGTCATATGTGTATTTCACAAGAAATGGAAACGATAACAGTATGCAATTTGCTGCACTCGGATATCTCCGAATGAGATCGCCAAGGCTCCCTAAAACAGTCTTTATTACATATTTACCTTTCGGAACGTGCTGCCTCATTTCCATGTCGTGGGAGGGTCTGGAGTTGGATTTCTTGTAGATTATTTagattttgctgtttgtttagatttgtTTGTTGAATTGTCTGTTGGAGTTTTTGTAGGACCACATTCTCTGTCTCCTGATTGACCTCTATTTTTATATCCCAGCAACACATTGTGCACTTCTTGTCACACACCACACCcatagttttcttttttcccaCCTCACTGGTGGACTCTCTGGTGCCCCATGACACAATATGGAGGTTGACCAGTGAATATATAGATAACAGCAGGTACCCACTTGGGATGCAGATTACATACATCAGGCCATAAATAAGTAGACCAAACTCCTGGGGATGGAGAATCGCTGTCGTTACATATAAAATGGTGGCGGACACAAGGAACAGGCCTGATGGTGTGATAAAGGTCTTCTCCTTTACCATTTGACCTGACGAGAAATAATAAATGGTATAGTGAGGATACTATATAATGAACATACTCTgtgattacattttatatatgagATACTGCTttgaaataacaacaaaaaagcaaatcAGATTTGTGCATATTTACTTCAAACATAGCATTCAATTTAAGTGGAAATCGAATACAAATCAGATGTATACAATAAATGTACACAACaaaaaattcatttttaaaattcatttaaaaaaataagcctGAAGCATTCCTTGTCATAAACAATTACTCAGTTACtaattttcctttttattataACTGAATTATGAGGTTGATGTTATGAAGATGGAGCTGTGTAGAAACCTACCTATAATAGATAAGAAGGTTGCAGTCATCAGAAAGGCATACAATACACTCAGAATTGCAGCCACAGTCAGCTGGAATGAAGGTTTGGTTGTGTAGCAAATTATGATGTAGACAGCAGGAGGAATAACACTTAATACAATAGCAAAGTTTGCATCCCAgttaaacacaaaagaaaatgcacctaaaaaagataaacaaaaaaagtatgaCAAATTAGTTTACTCTAATTGTGCCAAGTCAAGAATAGTCAATAGGACACTAGAACGCTATTTGCAAAGACAATGCTGATTGCAATGTGATTGCACTAAActaaactagtaaaaaaaaaaaaaaagtcggttACCTGCTATCATCAAACAAACAGAAGCAGGTCCCAGAATGGATGAACCCACTGTGAATATTTGATAGAATATGTATGCTCTGGAAATTGAGCTGTTCCTTTTAGATGTTTCTGCACCACTGTGCAGGAGGTCCAGGGTATTGGCCAGTGTTGAGGGTCCCCAGCGCCGTCTTTGGTTGTAAAACTCATTAAACTCCTGAGGGGCATTGGTGTAGGCATCAGAAGCTGCATTGTACTCAACTCGCCAGCCTTGTTGAAGAAGCAGGGTGCACAGCCAGCGATCCTCACCTTTTAGAAAAGTATTTGATAATAACACACAACATAAAGGACATATTTGAGGGGGCTGCGTATAACTATAGCACAAATCATAAAGACTTAATAACTGCTGAATTACAAAGCCATCAAGGGAGTATATGTTTCAATGAGTAGTGATATAAATATTATTCAGCTCAGCACAGAGCAACTTGCTGTATAAACGAAAGTAAAATGTACCGCACTCTATAGTGTAATGAATTGCACAAGTGGGCGGCCCCACCTAACCCACCTGACCCAGACACTGATTCGTATACCCACATACAAAATGCCATTACATTGAAATCATTAAAGAGtcaacagtaaaagaaaaaattacTGAGTCTCTGTTTAATTGGTTCATAAGAAAGTGAAGATGTATTACTTTTATATTACATGATGGACCAAGCTCTTAATAATAAGCACCAATGCTGTTAAGTTTTTTTCAGTCAGTTTAAACTTTggttgatttcttttttatttgttaccCTGCACCCTACAATGACTTTTCATCTCTCTCAGTACCCCTTCCAGCTCTTCCAATAAAGTAAAAGGTATAGTCAGGGGATTACATTTCTTGCCtcatattagtattattaacaaCATGGTCAAACACCCTCCCCTTCCCTCTTTAATTTAACTGCCTAATCACAACATTTTTTAATGGAACTACTTTCTCCCAGCAGATCTAAAAACTAAaacacttcaaaaacatttttaaaggagaaataaacacattatatatgtaaatacattacatataTTCATCTTCATATAGTTGTGTCCTGTAATCTTGAAGGTCAGTgagaatgtacagtacaggtacaaGGAATATAACAGGATGCATTTGAtattaatgaaataataaagggaatgaaaaaTCACCTTGATCATACTGGACATATTCCGAGGCTTTAGTTGCGGTAGTTGTATATCGTTTAAGAACATTGTCATCCATAAGTGCTGATCCcctaaataaactaaaacatCCAGGACTGCAGAGAACAGAACCAAAAACATGCTCCGCTGTTTTCTGGAGCCAGTGGCCCACAGCATACTCAAATTTCTGATACCACACCATAGGACCTGCAAAAAGGAAACTAATGGTTCAGCAATGCAGTCTTcaaatgcattttgtaataataatgacAGAGGCAAAAAGAGATACTGTatagttaaaaaatgttttcagagGGTTTTTAAAATTGAAAGTACCTTATGCAGTaagcatctatatatatatatatatatatatatatatatatatatatatatatatatatatatatatatatatatatatatatatacagacttgCAGATATTTATATTACAAAGCCTATACTATCACTGACTGGTTACACAGTGGTAAGAGAGCATTTCTGTTTGCTCACTTGCCCTTTTGATTCTGCAGGTAGGGCAACCTCTACATACCCATTCCAGTAGGGTGTATTCTTCCACAAGCTGCTCCTACATTTTGATACATTCGAAGCCGGTCCACCAGCAAGATCAAAGCTGATGGATGAAAGTCAGTATCCCCGTCCAATGCCATGATATATGTGTTATCATCTGATATATCTTTTCTCTTGTTGTCACTTTCATCTTGAGGCAAAATGAAGGCGTTTCCATTCATTGATACAAGACTTGCTCGACAGGGGTTAACTACTGTCTGTGAAAGGAAGAAGCAAGACAGGTAAATGAGACAACAAAAATGGCTGCCTGTAACAAGACAtctggttttgttgttttggtttttctGTTTACCATCAAATCTAAGGGTCATGTATAGAATGAAAACCTGTCTGTAGTGATGACTATTTCCTGTTGTaagtcacctgtataaaaaccaaAAGTCTCTAAAGACCATGAGGTTTCTTGAGTGCCAAGTGTAAGCAGGCTGGACTGTAAAGTTCTTATAATCAGTGGTGCAGTCAAGCCGGAACGAAATATTTTCTGCAGGCAGCAGTGATGAAGTCGTGCCAGAACTCACATAATaagcaagctaagtcacatgactcacattgcctgcacaactgtctgattcagtcagtagtcctcttgatgcaatgaaaacagCATTAGGAACGTCTTCTATTACGAACTAAAAATGcattcagatttaggactacaacACTGATTATACTTTTTTGGGGATTGTCTTAATGACTATGGGCTAGaacattctcaaagctctttactcaaaattaaaaaaaagcactgaATAAATTTACCACAAcagacaaataaattaaaaaatcagaCATTTTATTAAGGGCTTATAAGTGgtcttaagttgtttcttttttagaATGTATTGTCACTGATGACTTGCAGTAAATAGCATTGAGAATATTATCCTATGTTAACATGCAAACAGAATAATTCTAAAATTGCTATTGCAcagcatttgcatttgtattctgTGTATTTTTCCTGATCAAttgctaaataaattaattgcATAGCCATGTGGTTCATTGCCTGCTCAGGCAGTAGAagacctggtcatttcaataatatttcAATTTATGTTGATGTTTGTAATTGATTTGTTGTCACCATGTAGTCATTTTTTGTAATAACCCCATACCCATTGACCATTTATTCATATATAATGGGTATTTACATGAAATGAGgggtaaatgaaaataaaatgtttattaccTGCAATCTTTGAGGATTATTAGTAATATAGCCTTTCCATCCAAGCAAATAGTACATGTACATAATctgaaaaaaatggaatacagtaattttcatctttcaaaaaatGAAAGTACAGCATAACAAGCTTTATTAAAAGCATCAGTGAACAGTGAGAGCTTTAGAGGATGTTCAATAAAGATACCTGTGACCATCTTTTCTTGTTACGGATCAACTGTTTATCCTTCAGatgtatatataacatatttcCTTCTGGAAGTATACAGGCTAATCGTCCTCCATATGGTGTTTCAAATATTGACACCTCATCTGGCTCCTTGTTGGTAAATACCCTATAAAATGAACAGGAAAGTGTTTACTGGGAGGTTGAGAGGAGAATACTAAATATCAAAAAAACTACGACAATGTATCTATTGTATAACTATTCCAAAAATAAACCTCAAGTGAGGAAAGACATAACTAATGAGGTATGACTATAGTTTTAATTTTCCTCACACAAAATTCAATATTTTGTATTATCAATGCAGCAGTTCcattacattttctatttatcCTGCCAAAAAATCAATACCTATAGTTTTGAACATCTAGCCTTTCAGTATAAACTGTAATAgctgaaacacaaataaaacaaaagcaaaaaatctCAAAAGaagatcaacatttttttttttattacctgtAAACTTCTATTATAACACTGACAAGATCATTCACATATTTGTTGACATGGCAGGTATCTTTCTCAAATGAATCATCCACAAAGATATGGCATTCAAAATCAAAGTTATCTTTATGTTGTTCTTTCGCATCACCCCTATATCTGtccaacctaaagtgaaaaatatAATACAAGGGTTTATGAAAAGTTAAATAACTCATTTCCTGTAAACATGAATATAAACTAATGGCACGTGGTAATGTTACCTGAACATTGATGTGAGGATCTTCAACATTTCATCGTAAGTTTCATGCCACATTGTTGCGCAGAGGTAAATTAAGCAACTTTCAACTTTTTCACCactaaaagataaataaatattaatagttACATTCTCATCATAGTATTAGATATGTTAtctaacaaaaacatgaaaagtatattattaaaaaaaatggatggGGAAAAAATAGGGTGTTACAGTTAAtcctaaaatgtatacatttacatATTCTGGTCATGTTCTAAATTTTTTATCCAACGTTCTTTTACAATAggtttttaatcacaataagtcAGGTTACGCTAAATATTTGtgaaagaacacaaaataaattggATGTAcctctcctgttttctctctttgATGATTTTCATCCTGGTGTTTAAAAGCAAGGACTGATCGATGAAGGCAGCTTCATAGAGTCGGCGAACAAATATCTGAGTTGTTCGTTCTATTCTCTGTAATTTCTGGGTCCAAATGTAGTATGTAGAACACAACAGCCCAACCCACCAACACAGACCTTCCAGCCCCATTACTGCTGGGCCCCAGGGTTCGTTATACCGTACTGATGTATGGCAAATGCTATTGGAGATTTCATCTAAAACCAGCTTTGAAGTGTTCATAAGTTTGTAATCATAAAAATCTAAGCAAAACCCTCCAATGGTGGCATTGACATTGTTTTCAAGGATATTGTTGAACTGCACCATAAATGATGCCACAAATGCAATGACTACCGCAGGTGTTGTTAACACAACGGGGAGAGCAAAGCTGCAGCGAACGGCATGTATTTTACAGCCCACCACCCCAAACCAGTGGCACACAGCAGAGGCAAAAGCTTGTAATAGAAAAAGGCCAACGCCTCGTTGGACTGTATCAGCTGGAACCTTACTGAAAACTGACCAATCAATACCTTCAATTGTGATATATACTGCAAACACTATGCCAATAACAGCTGTCCTCAGAATGCTAGAAATCATAAATACAAAATCTCTGAATCCTTCCAACTCTGTCAGGGCATTATCCAGTTTGTTACCAGCTTGGAATGCATTTTCCCACCAGTTAAGAGACACCAAGATGGATGCAAATATACCAAGACCAACATACAAATAGTCCTTTGAAGAATTCCCATTAGTAATAGTCGATGTTGATCGTATATAATAATCTAGTCCTAAAAGAATGTACCCGGCTAACACAAACACAACAGAACAAATTGGGAAAATTATTTTCCAAGCTTTCTTCTGTAAATGGAATGCTGCCTGGAAAATCGATGAGAAAAAACAAACGCTGCCTAATATGAATAGGCTGGTCAGAATATCAAAATGGGGCATTGCAACTAGTGCAAGGAGTGAAGTACCAAATGACACAAGGGATTCAATCAggcatatctaaaaaaaaaaaaaaagagagaaattgCAATTTAGAAGAAAGACAAAACACATCTTAGTaagaaaatatacaatttaccaAATAAAAAACCATATGAAATGCAACtagactttaaaaataataataaataagatacacaaataaatacagttgaAAAATAATATAGTTAATAAATTTGGGGGAGGCTCTATCAAGATACGCTTTCCTGGTAAAAGaacaggcaagcatggtaaagcattatatataggacagcagtgtggagtagtggttagggctctggactcttgactggagggtcattggttcaatccaggtggggaacactgctgctgtacccttgagcaaggtactttacttagattgctccagtaaaaacccaactgtataaaagtgggtaattgtatgtaaaaataatgtgataacttgtaacaattgtaagtcaccctggataaggacgtctgctaagaaataaataataataataatagaacacatataagaaatcaaccaatcacagttacAGATTTGTAAAAATGTCACAACAGATTTTGTTGTTTGGGCAGTCAGAACCAGTTAGTTTCACTTTACGGTTCTCTcaccaaactgcacaagatgacatcgaCCTCCAAACACCACCATGCAACTTACCACAagcattgttttaattttaggTGCCACAAAGTTCTTGAATGCACATTTCCAAAGTGATTTCAGAAATAGCAGCACATTTGGTATGGCTAAACTGCATGCCACCATAAGGAGGTGGAAAGTCCTGTCCTTTTTAATCAAAGAATTCTCACTTGCCATTGTAGTAAGAACTAGTAGGGAACcctgtattgaaagaaataaaatattgctATATGTTTTATAGATCCACAAACAGTAAAATACCATGCAAGTTTCATCTCCAGCTCTTAGCATTCATTCCTGATTGCATGAGTCACGTGACTGGGGAGACACAGAGATATTACTGTAGATTTCGGCATCGTTGggagtaaaaatataattatgtcAGATACTACAAGCAGTTTCTGAAATAATACCTGTTGTAAAAGTGAAGTGTAGAAACAATCCATAATAAATGTGTCATAGTTCAggtttataatgaacaaaactagTGGGGCTCTTACATTGGCTTGTGATGTGTCATACTAAGCCAGTGAACATGGTCACTGGCTTAAATTTGCTGTGACAGATTTGAACAGAAACGTACCTTACTAAAAAACGCAGAGACCAGAACAAAGAGTCCAACAAAGAAAGCAAACAGATGCTGCAAAAAAACAAAGCCTCTTCTTTTGCGTTCTTTTTCGGCACCAATTGGATTTAGCTGAAAAGGATCCCACGTCTCTCTGCCAAAAACAAGAATCTATTCTATTAGAGATTTACATTGGGACTTCAGTGTCCTTTTTTGAGGGTCATCTTTTTTACTGTAACTGTTTCAGACATTTAAAGAGATCATGCAAAGACATAATGCACACATTAAACCTTTGAAATCGAGATCAGTCAGTAAATAGCAGTAAATAATGTTAGCTTATTTATATAACTATAAGAAAATATGATATAATTATAATTAGTGTCTAATGTTAAATACATGCTCTAGTGAAACTAGTGTCTTTACTTTTATGTTAATGTCCTATATTACATTCCAACAGAACTTGTATAACTATTTTGCTCTGCTGGTTGAATATAGAAAAAGGGGCAAGTCGTATACAGGAAATCAGGCATGTAAAGTTGTAGTCATATAATAAAAGTGGCTAAGTTAAAAGACACAATTAGGGCAAACTTGGtccccacatttttttttattattattcatgtagCTACTAGTccatactgaaataaaaataggGGGCCAACTTTTCCCAAATTGTGTCTTGACAAGGAAGTAGGGCCTAAGAGTTTACATAAGATAGAAAgcaatatatatgaatatattgtaCATGGGTCAACTCACAAAATCTTTAAACTGGAGTTATCTCTACTGACTGCAGTTTCCATAACATACTAAGAGGTTGATTTCATGAAGTTACTGTACAGTGTTATACAATGCTGGGGGATACATTATCTGTttctgttgttttaaagaaacagaaGTTACCCCTggatttaattaatgtatttactgcTGCTCTGGGGTATAGTCAGACTTCTTATCCCCGCTTCTTATCCCTATGTATTTGTTTCATAAATATCACTGGCACAAAGATATAATAATTACGTTTACACCATAAGCCTGTGCTTCAAAgtgttgtatatattttgttggATGTTCTTTTAACTGGAAGTGCCTGTACTTTTTAATCAACTAACCTGCTTTCATATTACTGAGATAACAGCCAGCAACTGAGCCAGAGTTCaacaaaagcacaaaaaaaatacCAATTCAAATTAATTTCTGCCTATTGAGTTATACAATTTGATACAGTGACTATTTTTCTTGCTCCAGCAAACTAACTTGAAAAACTACTTAGTTACTCAAAAGAATGAGtgtaaaagaagaaaaatgtcCATTAAACAACATAGTTAAGACTATGATATATGAAAAGCATTTTCAAATCATAAACACATCATTTTAACCAATGCAGACACATCTGGCTTATAAACAGTTCAAAATTGATATAGGTACTGTAAAAGGAATTGGATGGGTATTTTTACAGCAGGTTGATACCTTGGTTTCTGGGTACCTTTCTCCAAAGCAAGCAAGATGTGAGACTATTTTGAGCTATACaaagttttggttttttttcagttgtttggAATCAAATGGATAATTAAAAGTCcacccaacaaacaaacaaacaaacaaacaaacaaacgttattcaaaatataattataataaataaataaatacaaatgtgtaaTGGAATTCTACTTCAGGTTTTATTAATCCAttgaaatttatatttttaaatttataattataaataaatatgtataattgTGTCAAACAAATTAATTATTATATACTTTTCTATAATTTATATCAGGGAatgatattaaattattttataacacaGTAAGAACAAAAGAAGACATTTATGAGCATTGCGCTACTGTACAGCAGTATaacataaatgttttattttattaaataaaaattccCAAATTATATCACAACAACGAAAAGGTGAAACAGCAACTCACTCatgtcttttttctcttttttgtgaTCTATCTTTTTGCTCCTCCATTTTTGATAAGAATTAGATGGATTCCAAGAAATAAATCCGGACGACTGTAGATGTACAGGAGGTCTTGTTCCAATTAAACATCAGCTGCTTGACTCTCGTCTTTATCAGTGTGTTCCTTTGAGTCCATCCCTAATCAAAGTGCATTTTATTGTATGGCAAGTGTTTACATGCTAATAAAGGGTTgatgggcggggggggggggggggggcatgtgctCTGTTGGTTATTAAAAAGATGCAACAAAATCCCAGTCTACACTGTAAAAGAATAAGGGACTTTGGTCAAATAAAATTTGAGCTAACATTTACAGTATAGGGGTATGATTCCCCAGCCCAGAGACAGTTGGTTTCCTCAAGTCTGGATAATGTGCACTTTCCCTATGCTGAAGAAAAGTTTTGCTTTGTGAAAAGTTCCCTGGTCCATTTAGTATAGTCCCATTCTTTTATTCCTGCAAATTCCTGCAGTTGATTTATTCTGTGTAGGTCTACAGTAGAGCCATGACTGTCATTATTCTTACCTTTCTGAACAGATCTAGACACTGTAACATAACCTGCAAAAACAGCAATATAATACCTGTGATACACATTTGAACTGAACTAATAGTTCCTCCATTAAGACTCTGTGGAACAAAGTGATAAACAACTAGCCTATTCTAACCTGAATGGCAAGATGGTTGGCCATCAGTTAAACTTCATCAGTTAAACAATACATTCATAATTTCTCCTTTCATTCACATCCTTTCTCTTGCACAGcgatttt
This portion of the Acipenser ruthenus unplaced genomic scaffold, fAciRut3.2 maternal haplotype, whole genome shotgun sequence genome encodes:
- the LOC117403045 gene encoding chitin synthase chs-2-like codes for the protein MEEQKDRSQKREKRHEETWDPFQLNPIGAEKERKRRGFVFLQHLFAFFVGLFVLVSAFFSKGSLLVLTTMASENSLIKKDRTFHLLMVACSLAIPNVLLFLKSLWKCAFKNFVAPKIKTMLVICLIESLVSFGTSLLALVAMPHFDILTSLFILGSVCFFSSIFQAAFHLQKKAWKIIFPICSVVFVLAGYILLGLDYYIRSTSTITNGNSSKDYLYVGLGIFASILVSLNWWENAFQAGNKLDNALTELEGFRDFVFMISSILRTAVIGIVFAVYITIEGIDWSVFSKVPADTVQRGVGLFLLQAFASAVCHWFGVVGCKIHAVRCSFALPVVLTTPAVVIAFVASFMVQFNNILENNVNATIGGFCLDFYDYKLMNTSKLVLDEISNSICHTSVRYNEPWGPAVMGLEGLCWWVGLLCSTYYIWTQKLQRIERTTQIFVRRLYEAAFIDQSLLLNTRMKIIKERKQESGEKVESCLIYLCATMWHETYDEMLKILTSMFRLDRYRGDAKEQHKDNFDFECHIFVDDSFEKDTCHVNKYVNDLVSVIIEVYRVFTNKEPDEVSIFETPYGGRLACILPEGNMLYIHLKDKQLIRNKKRWSQIMYMYYLLGWKGYITNNPQRLQTVVNPCRASLVSMNGNAFILPQDESDNKRKDISDDNTYIMALDGDTDFHPSALILLVDRLRMYQNVGAACGRIHPTGMGPMVWYQKFEYAVGHWLQKTAEHVFGSVLCSPGCFSLFRGSALMDDNVLKRYTTTATKASEYVQYDQGEDRWLCTLLLQQGWRVEYNAASDAYTNAPQEFNEFYNQRRRWGPSTLANTLDLLHSGAETSKRNSSISRAYIFYQIFTVGSSILGPASVCLMIAGAFSFVFNWDANFAIVLSVIPPAVYIIICYTTKPSFQLTVAAILSVLYAFLMTATFLSIIGQMVKEKTFITPSGLFLVSATILYVTTAILHPQEFGLLIYGLMYVICIPSGYLLLSIYSLVNLHIVSWGTRESTSEVGKKKTMGVVCDKKCTMCCWDIKIEVNQETENVVLQKLQQTIQQTNLNKQQNLNNLQEIQLQTLPRHGNEAARSESEKSDEDENVNENHSRFEDEEEQVQEQDGIQDIPESVWIKPVQEEFLKKLTYANLKRNLAEQIKYVLRDERHEDVCDELVLMLTDTLNQELYDTVGPEDILPDSLIEDLKESLNVSARRILAMNEMEILQRRIRTAIEKTLMAPQVEKLSDEEHVFWIKLIERYLEPLSEDQTNKEEVQRELKSLRNKATFLYFIVNVLWVVATFFLQAIGEAISIKIPKVYPNGTVSDEYLNVEPIGLMFLLTFAVLLIVQFLAMLYHRVYTLIHVVSYRSKEKEYNTKDSDDEGIDGLTITNDLSPIFL